A genome region from Microtus ochrogaster isolate Prairie Vole_2 chromosome 1, MicOch1.0, whole genome shotgun sequence includes the following:
- the LOC106144037 gene encoding uncharacterized protein LOC106144037 isoform X4 gives MTPLALETHHHRRRRSLVLRAAHLHRRAGEAAACLHASGIVHQPYWLKSKGRRTPGRPARGPQDAQREDPRTPSARTPGRPARGPQDAQREDPTALSRRTHALTTCHPPGSGQSHQPESCVGPWTHGHGHVPPGPSNCKSLHSHGDALHISCGTCWSQHSGPRPPFE, from the exons ATGACTCCGCTGGCCCTGGAGACccatcatcatcgtcgtcgtcgTTCCCTG GTTCTACGAGCCGCCCATCTCCACAGAAGAGCAGGTGAGGCCGCTGCGTGTCTTCATGCGT CTGGCATTGTGCACCAGCCATACTGGCTGAAGAGCAAAGGACGGAGGACCCCGGGACGCCCAGCGCGAGGACCCCAGGACGCCCAGCGCGAGGACCCCAGGACTCCCAGCGCGAGGACCCCAGGACGCCCAGCGCGAGGACCCCAGGACGCCCAGCGCGAGGATCCCACGGCGCTTAGCAGGAGGACCCATGCCCTCACGACATGCCACCCTCCTGGATCAGG CCAAAGTCATCAGCCAGAATCCTGCGTGGGACCCTGGACACACGGACACGGACACGTGCCTCCAGGACCCTCCAACTGTAAATC CCTCCACAGCCACGGGGACGCCTTGCACATTTCCTGTGGGACATGCTGGAGCCAACACTCTGGACCCAGGCCTCCCTTTGAGTAG
- the LOC106144037 gene encoding uncharacterized protein LOC106144037 isoform X5: MTPLALETHHHRRRRSLVLRAAHLHRRAAGIVHQPYWLKSKGRRTPGRPARGPQDAQREDPRTPSARTPGRPARGPQDAQREDPTALSRRTHALTTCHPPGSGQSHQPESCVGPWTHGHGHVPPGPSNCKSLHSHGDALHISCGTCWSQHSGPRPPFE; encoded by the exons ATGACTCCGCTGGCCCTGGAGACccatcatcatcgtcgtcgtcgTTCCCTG GTTCTACGAGCCGCCCATCTCCACAGAAGAGCAG CTGGCATTGTGCACCAGCCATACTGGCTGAAGAGCAAAGGACGGAGGACCCCGGGACGCCCAGCGCGAGGACCCCAGGACGCCCAGCGCGAGGACCCCAGGACTCCCAGCGCGAGGACCCCAGGACGCCCAGCGCGAGGACCCCAGGACGCCCAGCGCGAGGATCCCACGGCGCTTAGCAGGAGGACCCATGCCCTCACGACATGCCACCCTCCTGGATCAGG CCAAAGTCATCAGCCAGAATCCTGCGTGGGACCCTGGACACACGGACACGGACACGTGCCTCCAGGACCCTCCAACTGTAAATC CCTCCACAGCCACGGGGACGCCTTGCACATTTCCTGTGGGACATGCTGGAGCCAACACTCTGGACCCAGGCCTCCCTTTGAGTAG